A window from Acidovorax sp. T1 encodes these proteins:
- a CDS encoding chromosome partitioning protein ParB → MTAKPPPNSKRTAKRVGIGARPPANPHAEAWIRQGDADALNKGDLYTARLTLDITPAMRSRIKVSAFTQGVTVADLLRALLEREFPENMP, encoded by the coding sequence ATGACGGCGAAGCCGCCACCCAACAGCAAACGCACGGCCAAGCGCGTCGGCATCGGCGCGCGCCCGCCTGCAAATCCGCACGCCGAGGCGTGGATTCGCCAGGGCGACGCCGATGCGCTCAACAAGGGCGATCTCTACACCGCCCGCCTGACCCTGGACATCACGCCCGCCATGCGCTCGCGCATCAAGGTATCGGCTTTCACGCAGGGCGTGACGGTGGCCGACCTGTTGCGCGCACTGCTGGAGCGGGAATTCCCGGAGAACATGCCATGA
- a CDS encoding cupredoxin domain-containing protein: MKFTRSTISQLFAMAALAASGAAFAAGNHAGGHGDEGETAIGKPGVAAKARRTITIEMSDNMRYTPSNIQVKQGETVRFVVKNVGQVKHELSLGTEKELLEHLEQMKKFPDMEHDEPGKVTLAPGKQGEIVWQFTKAGAVNFACLMPGHYEAGMKGAIQVGRK, encoded by the coding sequence ATGAAATTCACGCGCTCCACTATTTCTCAACTCTTCGCCATGGCTGCACTGGCCGCATCGGGGGCAGCCTTCGCTGCCGGCAACCATGCAGGTGGCCACGGTGACGAGGGTGAGACAGCCATTGGCAAACCCGGCGTCGCCGCCAAGGCCCGTCGCACCATCACCATCGAAATGAGCGACAACATGCGCTACACGCCGTCGAACATTCAGGTCAAACAGGGCGAAACCGTGCGCTTCGTTGTCAAGAACGTCGGCCAGGTCAAGCACGAACTCAGCCTGGGCACCGAGAAGGAGCTGCTGGAGCACCTGGAGCAGATGAAAAAATTCCCGGACATGGAGCACGACGAACCAGGCAAGGTCACGCTCGCACCGGGCAAGCAGGGTGAAATCGTCTGGCAGTTCACCAAAGCGGGCGCCGTGAACTTCGCCTGCCTGATGCCTGGCCACTATGAGGCCGGCATGAAGGGCGCCATCCAGGTGGGCCGCAAGTGA
- a CDS encoding S26 family signal peptidase — protein sequence MTAHSTGVHSAEAAPHPRSRLRVRIVLAALSACGLAALAWASFVSPLPRLIYNPSDSVAVGWYRVDPLDHHAASLPRPLSVGSIVLARLPPDAAALAAQRGYLPTRVPLLKRVGAVAPQHVCIVDALIWIDGVPVAAVLAADRLGRTLPSWPQCLRLRPGELFLLSATNPASFDSRYFGPVSASAVIGIARPVWLESRP from the coding sequence ATGACGGCTCATTCCACCGGCGTACATTCCGCAGAAGCCGCGCCGCATCCTCGCTCGCGCCTGCGCGTTCGCATCGTGCTGGCTGCGCTGTCCGCCTGTGGCCTCGCCGCGCTGGCCTGGGCGTCCTTCGTGTCGCCGCTGCCGCGCCTGATCTACAACCCGTCCGACAGCGTGGCGGTCGGCTGGTATCGCGTCGATCCGCTCGACCATCACGCCGCCTCGCTGCCACGTCCGTTGTCCGTGGGCAGCATCGTCTTGGCCCGGCTGCCGCCCGATGCCGCCGCGCTTGCTGCACAGCGCGGCTACCTGCCGACGCGCGTTCCGCTGCTCAAGCGCGTGGGCGCGGTCGCGCCGCAACACGTTTGCATCGTCGATGCGCTAATCTGGATCGACGGCGTGCCGGTGGCCGCCGTTCTGGCTGCCGACCGGCTGGGCCGCACGCTGCCATCCTGGCCGCAGTGCCTGCGGCTTCGGCCTGGCGAGTTGTTCCTGCTCAGCGCGACCAACCCGGCGTCGTTCGACAGCCGGTATTTCGGGCCGGTCAGCGCATCCGCCGTGATCGGCATTGCACGTCCGGTCTGGCTGGAGTCCCGCCCATGA
- a CDS encoding multicopper oxidase family protein produces the protein MTSRRDFFKVAGIAGGAVAAGAVSRVAMAALPEPVIQTSPNTMAPLMPNSGRPYNPVVTLNGWTLPWRMNQGIKEFHLVAEPVVREVAPGMKAHLWGYNGQSPGPTIEVVEGDRVRIFVTNRLPEHTSVHWHGQRLPSGMDGVTGLTQPAIPSGKTFVYEFVARRPGTFMYHPHGDEMVQMAMGMMGFWVTHPKARHPLIDEVQRDFCFLLSAYDIEPGAATPKVAEMTNFNLWTWNSRVFPGIDSLNVRLNDKVRIRMGNLTMTNHPMHVHGHEFVVTGTDGGPTPKSTRWHEVTTDVAVGQMRQIEFVADEEGDWAFHCHKSHHTMNAMGHDIPTMIGVDHSGLAKKVNKLIPDYMVMGERGMADMTEMEMPIPDNTIPMMTGQGPFGSVEMGGMFSVLKVRRDQKPGDYKDPGWYKHPAGTVAHEYTGPMAEPARFSAEGGQSMPRVRKPATPTEVKVRKPTSHGEH, from the coding sequence ATGACATCCAGAAGAGATTTTTTCAAGGTCGCCGGTATTGCTGGCGGCGCCGTTGCGGCCGGCGCGGTCAGCCGTGTCGCCATGGCGGCCCTGCCTGAGCCCGTCATTCAGACCAGCCCGAACACCATGGCCCCGCTGATGCCCAATTCGGGACGGCCGTACAACCCAGTGGTGACGCTCAACGGCTGGACGCTGCCCTGGCGCATGAATCAGGGCATCAAGGAGTTCCACCTGGTCGCCGAACCGGTGGTGCGCGAAGTGGCACCAGGGATGAAGGCCCACCTGTGGGGCTACAACGGACAGAGCCCCGGCCCGACCATCGAGGTCGTCGAGGGCGACCGTGTGCGCATCTTCGTGACCAATAGGCTGCCCGAGCACACCAGTGTTCACTGGCACGGCCAGCGCCTGCCCAGCGGCATGGATGGCGTGACCGGTCTGACGCAGCCGGCGATTCCGTCGGGCAAAACCTTTGTCTACGAGTTCGTGGCGCGCCGCCCGGGCACCTTCATGTACCACCCGCACGGCGACGAGATGGTGCAAATGGCCATGGGCATGATGGGTTTCTGGGTCACGCACCCGAAAGCTAGGCACCCGCTGATCGACGAGGTGCAACGGGACTTTTGCTTCCTGCTCAGTGCCTATGACATTGAGCCCGGCGCGGCTACACCCAAGGTCGCGGAGATGACGAACTTCAACCTGTGGACCTGGAATAGCCGTGTCTTTCCTGGCATCGACTCTCTGAACGTGCGTCTCAACGACAAGGTGCGCATCCGCATGGGCAACCTCACCATGACCAATCACCCGATGCACGTGCATGGCCACGAATTCGTGGTCACGGGCACCGATGGCGGCCCGACGCCCAAAAGCACGCGCTGGCATGAAGTAACCACCGACGTGGCCGTGGGGCAGATGCGCCAAATCGAGTTCGTCGCCGACGAGGAGGGCGACTGGGCTTTCCACTGCCACAAGAGCCACCACACCATGAACGCCATGGGGCACGACATTCCCACCATGATTGGCGTGGATCACAGCGGCCTTGCCAAGAAAGTCAACAAGCTCATCCCCGACTACATGGTCATGGGCGAGCGCGGCATGGCCGACATGACGGAGATGGAAATGCCGATTCCCGACAACACCATCCCGATGATGACCGGCCAGGGGCCGTTCGGCTCGGTGGAGATGGGTGGCATGTTCAGCGTGCTCAAGGTACGCCGCGACCAGAAGCCGGGCGACTACAAGGATCCGGGCTGGTACAAGCATCCCGCAGGCACGGTGGCGCATGAGTACACCGGCCCCATGGCCGAGCCCGCGCGCTTCAGCGCCGAGGGCGGCCAGTCCATGCCGCGCGTTCGCAAGCCTGCAACGCCGACCGAAGTCAAGGTGCGCAAGCCCACTTCGCATGGTGAGCATTGA
- a CDS encoding relaxase/mobilization nuclease domain-containing protein encodes MSNRRDDDFRIRPSAPKNRGQGFVSKVLKQVGKTSGGKSSMRRPASTGGTGKHVGQRPGSRLGRGHTAARFAGAKLTPMSRRVNIKTLLVNQRQASPRSLTKHLRYIERDGAGRDGERGQAYGPQVDEADLEAFKERCADDRHHFRFIVSPEDGAELDDLRTYTRHLMNRMEADLGTRLDWVAVDHWNTDNPHTHLIVRGRDDTGKDLIIAGDYIADGFRHRASELATEWLGPRTELEIQQTLQREVEQERWTSLDRTLKREAGDDGRVLIERFNEPKLQRQRVLLIGRLQRLQRLGLADEVQPGTWAVHADAEKTLRALGERGDIIRTMQRAMRGQPRELAVFEPGDDGRTVIGRVAAKGLADELRDRAYLVIDGVDGKAHYVALNARDEPGNYPTGAVVELRGSAKVRTADHNIAALASDGLYRTDHHLAIAQGQTQAGRDPQEVVAAHVRRLEALRRAGIVERVAEGLWKVPDDLPERGRQYDAQRLGGVAVELKSHLPIERQACVIGATWLDQQLIGGGKGLGDLGFGSEVKEALQKRADFLAEQGLAEKRGQRVILVRNLLTTLRNREVVQAAQDIAADTGLEHRPVADGHRVAGIYRRNVMLASGRYAMLDDGMGFSLVPWKPVIEQRLGQQLAATVRGGGVSWEIGRRPGLSRG; translated from the coding sequence ATGAGCAACCGCCGCGATGACGATTTCCGCATCCGCCCCAGTGCTCCGAAGAACCGGGGCCAGGGCTTTGTTTCCAAGGTGCTCAAGCAGGTCGGCAAGACCAGTGGCGGCAAGTCCTCAATGCGTCGCCCGGCATCGACCGGCGGCACTGGAAAGCACGTCGGCCAGCGTCCCGGCTCGCGCCTGGGGCGCGGCCATACTGCGGCGCGCTTCGCCGGGGCGAAGCTGACGCCAATGTCGCGGCGCGTGAACATCAAAACCTTGCTGGTCAACCAGCGTCAGGCCAGTCCCCGATCACTCACCAAGCACCTGCGCTACATCGAGCGCGATGGCGCGGGCCGCGATGGCGAGCGAGGCCAAGCCTACGGGCCGCAGGTCGATGAAGCTGATCTGGAGGCATTCAAGGAACGCTGCGCCGATGACCGGCACCATTTCCGGTTCATCGTGTCGCCCGAGGATGGCGCCGAACTGGATGATCTTCGGACGTACACGCGCCACCTGATGAACCGCATGGAAGCCGACCTGGGCACGCGGCTGGATTGGGTGGCTGTCGATCACTGGAACACCGACAACCCGCACACCCACCTGATCGTGCGCGGGCGCGACGACACTGGCAAAGACCTCATCATCGCGGGCGACTACATCGCTGATGGCTTCCGCCATCGAGCCTCCGAACTGGCGACCGAATGGCTGGGGCCGCGCACCGAACTGGAGATCCAGCAGACCTTGCAGCGCGAAGTGGAGCAGGAGCGATGGACGAGCCTGGATCGAACGCTGAAGCGCGAGGCCGGCGACGATGGCCGGGTGCTGATCGAACGCTTCAACGAACCGAAGCTGCAACGTCAGCGCGTGCTGCTGATTGGCCGCCTGCAACGCTTGCAGCGCCTGGGCCTGGCCGACGAAGTGCAGCCCGGCACCTGGGCCGTGCATGCCGATGCCGAGAAGACCTTGCGCGCCCTGGGCGAGCGCGGCGATATCATTCGTACCATGCAACGGGCCATGCGCGGGCAGCCGCGTGAGTTGGCGGTGTTCGAACCGGGTGACGATGGGCGAACCGTCATCGGCCGCGTGGCCGCCAAAGGGCTGGCCGACGAGCTGCGCGATCGGGCCTATCTGGTCATCGACGGCGTGGACGGCAAGGCGCACTACGTCGCGCTCAATGCCCGCGACGAACCCGGCAACTACCCGACCGGCGCGGTGGTGGAACTACGCGGTTCCGCCAAGGTGCGGACGGCGGATCACAACATCGCTGCGCTGGCAAGCGATGGCCTGTACCGCACCGACCATCATCTGGCGATTGCACAGGGCCAGACCCAAGCTGGGCGCGACCCGCAGGAGGTAGTCGCGGCCCATGTCCGAAGGCTGGAAGCCCTGCGCCGCGCCGGCATCGTGGAGCGCGTGGCCGAGGGGCTATGGAAGGTGCCCGACGATCTGCCCGAGCGTGGACGGCAGTACGACGCACAGCGCCTGGGCGGCGTGGCGGTGGAACTGAAGTCGCACCTGCCCATCGAGCGGCAGGCCTGCGTGATCGGCGCCACCTGGCTGGACCAGCAGTTGATCGGTGGGGGCAAGGGATTGGGCGATTTGGGATTTGGCAGCGAGGTCAAGGAGGCGCTACAGAAACGTGCCGACTTCCTGGCCGAACAAGGACTGGCCGAGAAGCGCGGCCAGCGTGTGATTCTGGTGCGCAATCTGCTGACGACGCTGCGTAATCGGGAAGTGGTGCAGGCCGCGCAGGACATAGCGGCTGATACCGGCCTGGAGCATCGCCCCGTGGCCGATGGCCACCGAGTGGCCGGCATCTATCGGCGCAACGTCATGCTCGCCAGTGGGCGCTACGCCATGCTCGATGACGGCATGGGATTCAGCCTGGTGCCGTGGAAGCCAGTGATCGAGCAGCGGCTGGGACAGCAGCTCGCCGCGACGGTGCGCGGCGGCGGGGTGTCATGGGAAATTGGACGGCGGCCTGGGCTGTCCCGAGGTTAG
- a CDS encoding copper-binding protein, whose amino-acid sequence MNTIQRLLTISALAMGAALPLAGHAQVSPNSGQTSAPAPASMTDGEVKKVDLENGKITLKHGDIKNLDMPGMTMVFTVRDKGQLTNLKPGDKVQFMVLQEGGKMIVTDIQPVR is encoded by the coding sequence ATGAACACCATCCAACGTCTGCTCACCATCTCCGCCCTTGCCATGGGCGCTGCCCTGCCGCTGGCGGGCCATGCTCAGGTCAGTCCCAATTCAGGCCAGACCTCGGCCCCCGCACCCGCATCTATGACCGATGGCGAGGTCAAGAAGGTCGATCTGGAAAACGGCAAGATCACCCTCAAACATGGGGACATCAAGAACCTGGACATGCCCGGAATGACCATGGTCTTTACCGTCCGCGACAAGGGGCAACTCACCAACCTCAAGCCTGGCGACAAGGTGCAATTCATGGTCCTCCAGGAAGGCGGGAAGATGATCGTCACCGATATCCAGCCCGTGCGCTGA
- a CDS encoding DUF4148 domain-containing protein, translated as MIKQRLSLSSMIAAAAAVVTLGLPGMASAAYEHPANNEKGFIVHPEHFKSDKTRAQVKTEAEAAMRQGLLSYGESNYPIRTPDAAGPGKTREQVVNELRNESPAERDARLRLYYPG; from the coding sequence ATGATCAAACAACGTCTTTCCCTTTCTTCCATGATTGCCGCCGCGGCCGCAGTGGTTACCTTGGGCCTTCCAGGGATGGCTTCGGCAGCGTACGAGCATCCCGCCAACAACGAAAAGGGCTTCATCGTTCACCCGGAACACTTCAAGAGCGATAAAACCCGTGCTCAAGTCAAAACAGAAGCCGAGGCTGCCATGCGGCAAGGCCTCCTTTCTTACGGCGAAAGCAACTACCCTATCCGCACACCTGATGCGGCAGGTCCAGGCAAGACGCGTGAGCAAGTAGTCAACGAGTTGCGGAACGAGTCACCTGCCGAACGCGACGCGCGTCTGCGTCTCTACTACCCGGGTTGA
- a CDS encoding DUF2840 domain-containing protein — protein MNASALPFATAATAAPSPSLIALTGRPASTPLTRVSLAFLEHRFKLYLRFGEPARTLRYDRWRSVAVFVPDAMFCRIRWQANDYGTIRWQLMVMQACTPLDAAQRIPGVQPGARLLLHAEGDSAVRAVLERIDAIEALGIAPAAASPAYWRTLGNRLAARLPLPDYSAERHAAWLAGRALP, from the coding sequence ATGAACGCATCTGCTTTGCCTTTTGCTACCGCAGCCACGGCAGCACCGTCGCCGTCACTCATTGCGCTCACGGGCCGGCCTGCCTCAACGCCGCTGACGCGCGTTTCGCTGGCCTTCCTTGAGCACCGCTTCAAGCTCTATCTGCGCTTTGGCGAGCCGGCGCGCACTCTGCGGTACGACCGCTGGCGGAGCGTCGCCGTATTCGTGCCCGACGCCATGTTCTGCCGCATCCGCTGGCAGGCCAACGACTACGGCACGATTCGCTGGCAGCTCATGGTGATGCAGGCTTGCACGCCCTTGGATGCGGCGCAGCGCATTCCCGGTGTGCAGCCCGGCGCACGCCTGTTGCTGCACGCCGAGGGCGACAGCGCGGTGCGCGCCGTGCTGGAGCGCATCGACGCCATCGAGGCGCTGGGCATCGCGCCTGCTGCCGCATCACCCGCGTACTGGCGCACGCTGGGCAACCGGCTCGCGGCACGCTTGCCGCTGCCCGATTACAGCGCCGAGCGGCACGCTGCCTGGCTGGCCGGGAGGGCGCTGCCATGA